The sequence below is a genomic window from Candidatus Krumholzibacteriia bacterium.
CACCGCGCACGGTCTCCTTCGGGGACGTGTCGTCGGGATCGGTGCAATTCGTCGACGACCGGCAGCTCCTCGCCGAGCTGCCCGAGGCGACCCAGCCGGGTCCCGTCGGGGTGTTCGTCGACGTGGCGGGGGCCGCGGCCAGCCTTCCCGACGGTTTCACCTACGAGCAGGCCACCGGCGTCGACGCCTCGCCATCGCGCTTCGCCCTGTATCCGAACGAGCCGAACCCGTTCTCGTCGCGGACCACGATCGCCATGGACCTCCCTCGAGCGAGCGACTACGTGCTCACCGTGTTCGACGTCCGCGGCCGGATGGTGCGGCAGATCGAGGACCGGGCCGGACCGGGCCGGATCCTTCTCGGCTGGGACGGTACCGATGCCCTGGGACGGCCGCTGGCGTCGGGCGTGTACTTCTACCGTCTCGAGGCCCCCGACTTCCGGGAGGCGCGGCGCATGGTCCTGATGCGCTGAACGGCCCCCACGGCCGGGCGACGCCGGATCGCCCGGTACCCGGCCGGGGCCGCCCCCACGTGGATGTGGGGCTTCCCCCTGGCTTCGGGCCCGCCGAACCGATACCTTCGGAGACCTGTGCCGCCCGTCGCTCCCCCCTTGGCCCGGCATGCCCCAGACCGAACCCCCGGCGCGCGAGCGCCGCACCGCCTTCACGCGCTTCCTCGACATCGTCGAGTGGCTCGGCAACCTGTTGCCGCACCCGGTCACGCTCTTCGCGCTGTTCTGCCTGGCCGTGATCGGCGGCTCGGGCATCGCCGCGGCGCTGGGGCTGCAGGTGGACGACCCGAGGCCCGAGGGCGCGGCCGGCCGCGCCGCCGACGGGATCATCGAGGTGATCAGCCTGACCAACGCCGAGGGCCTGCGGCGGATCCTCGAGAACCTGGTCGACAACTTCGTGAACTTCGTGCCGCTGGGAACGGTGCTGGTGGCCATGCTCGGGGTGGGGGTGGCCGAGCGCTCCGGTCTGTTGGGCGCGGCGATCCGGGCCCTGGTGCTGCGCGCGCCGCGGCGGCTGGTCACCTACTTCATCGTGCTGGCCGGCGTTCTGTCGAACACGGCCTCGGAGATGGGCTACGTGGTGCTCGTGCCGCTGGCCGGCGTGATCTACCACTCGCTCGGTCGCCATCCGCTCGCGGGCATGGCCGCGGCCTTCGCCGGCGTCTCGGGCGGTTACAGCGCCAACCTGTTCATCGGCACGGTCGATCCGTTGCTCGCCGGGATCACCGAGGCCTCGGCGCAGTTGCTCGATCCCGACTACACCGTGAACCCGGCGGCCAACTGGTTCTTCATGGCCATCAGCACCTTCATGGTCACGCTCGTCGCCGGGTGGGTGAGTCTCTCGCTGGTCGAGCCCAAGCTCGGGCCCTACGACGCCTCGAAGGCCGCCGACGACGTCGGCGACGCCAAGGCCGCCGAGCCCCTCACGCGTATCGAGTGGAAGGGCCTGGCCTGGGCCGGGGCGACCCTGCTCGCGCTCAACCTGATCGTCGTCGCGCTGGCGGTTCCCGAGAACGCCCCGTTGCGCAATCCCGAGACGGGTCTTCTGGTCGGTCCGGGCGGATCGCCGCTGCTGTCGAGCGTGGTGGCCTTCATCTTCGTGTTCTTCATCGTGCCCGGTTTCGTCTACGGGCGCGTGACCGGCGTGATGAAGAACGACCGTGACGTGATCGACGCCATGGCCGGAGCCATGAGCAGCATGGGTCTGTACATCGTGCTGGTGTTCTTCGCGGCACAATTCGTGGCCATGTTCGGGTGGACCCAGCTCGGCAGCATCACCGCGGTGTTGGGTGCGCAGTTCCTGCGCGACGTCGGCATGACCGGACCCGAGGTCTTCGTCTTCTTCATTCTGATCTGCGGCTTCGTCAATCTCATGCTGGGCAGCGCGAGCGCGCAGTGGGCGATCACCGCACCGATCTTCGTGCCCATGCTCATGCTGATCGGTTTCAGTCCCGAGGTGATCCAGGCGGCGTATCGGATCGGCGACTCTTCGACGAACATCATCACGCCCATGATGAGTTACTTCGGGTTGATCCTGGCGTCGGCCGCGCGCTACGAGAAGGACCTCGGGATCGGCACCATGATCGCCATGATGCTGCCCTACTCGATGTTCTTCCTCGTGGCGTGGACGATCCTCTTCTACGTGTGGACCTTCCTGCTCGGGATGCCGGTCGGGCCTGGGTCGCCGCATCACTACCCGGCGGGATGATCTACTGCTCGTCGTCTCTCTCGGTCGGGCTCTCGCCGGGCGGCCGGTCGGGCTCGGTCCGATGGCTCGGTTCGACGCTCGGGTGCGGACTCCCGGCGGCTTCGGCCTGGACGTGGAGCACCGCCTGCTGCACGAGTTCGTTCGCCGAACCGATCCCCAGCTTCGTCTTGATCCGTTCCCTATAGGTCTGAACGGTCTTGAAGCCGACGTGCAGACACTCGGAGATCTCCCGTGAGGTCCGTCCCTCGCCGAGCATGCGGAACACCGAGAGCTCGCGGTCGGTCAGTTGTTCCACGGGAGATCCGGAACCGGTCGGATCGTGGTGGAAGAAGCGACTGGCGATCTCGGACTGGAGCCGGTCGCTGAGGTACACGCCACCGGCCTCGATGCGGCGGATGGCTTCGACCAGCACCTCCGGGGGCTCGCTCTTCATCACGTATCCCCGCGCTCCGGCCCGGAGTGCACGCTCGGCGTAGTTCCGCTCGCCGTGCATCGAGAGCATGATCACGCGCACGCGTGGCCAGCGGGGAACGATCTGTTTGACCAGTTCCAGGCCATCGGCTCGGCCGAGCGAGATGTCGACGAGTGCGAAGTCCACGGGCTCGCGCTCGAGCACGTCGAAGGCTTCGCGCGGAGACCGCGCGGAGCCGACCACGGCGAGGCCGTCGACCTGCTCGAGGAAGGCGGAGACGCCGACGTGGAAGAAGGCGTGGTCATCGATGAGCAGTATGTGTAGCTTGCCCGATCCTTGCTTTCGTTCGTTCTCCTTCACGGTCCACCTCACTCCTCTCGGTGGCTCGTGCGCCCGCTCGGGGCAGCGCGTGACGATCGTGGCCGGCGATGATAGCAGAACGGCGGCATGGACATCCAATCGATGCCCACCGTCCAACCGATCACGTTCCCGCAACGCGGGGCGATTTTCGGGTCAAGGCCCGCACGACGCGACGAGCGGGTGCCTGACGGGCTCCTAGGAATCCTTCGGACAGACATCTCGCTCCGGCCGACGTAGCGTCTGGTTCGTTCGAATGGTCTCCAGCCGTCTGCCCCACGCAGAAGCCGGAGGCTCGCGGGCCGTGTCCGAGACCGACCGGACATCGACTCCGCCCAGACCCCGCGCATTCGATGGAGCACGAGCCATGAAGGGTGCATTCCCCTGCACAGAGCTCCCCCGGGCACTCCTGTGCTCGATGGAGGGTCTGGCCACCGCCATGGCGGTGCACGACTCCCACACCTTCGCCCACCAGGAAAGGGTTTCCCGACTGGTTCGCGAACTCGGACGAAGCCTGGAGCTGAGCGCCGAGAGTATTGCGATGCTCGGCTGGGCCGGCTACCTGCACGACGTCGGGAAGCTCGGTGTACCGAGCGCGCTGCTGCAGCGTCCGGACGAACTCGGACCCGGCGAGACCCTGCACGTGCGGTCGCACGCGGTGCTCGGAACTCAGATGCTGCGCCACATCGGCTTTCCCGATCGGATGTGTGACATCGTCAAGCAACATCACGAGCGACTGGACGGGAGTGGATATCCCGAGGGCCTGATCGCTCCGCAGTTGTCGATCGAGGCGCGTGTGCTCGCCGTGGCCGACGTCGCGGACGCCATGCTGTCCCGCCGTCCCTACCGGCCGGCGCGTGAATTGCACCAGGTCTTCGACGCATTGGCTCTCGGTTCCGGGCGACTCTACGATGCCGTGGTGGTGGACGCCGCTTTCGAGGTCCTCGACGCGCGTGTCGAAGAGGCGCTGGAGTCGACCCCGGTCGCCTGAAGGTGAGGGTCGATCTTCCGTCCGTCTCGCCCTATTCTGCCCCTCCCGGCCGCCGGACCGCCTGTGGTCCAGCCTTGGACGCGCGGTGGTCGTCCGGGCGCCGGGTCCTGCATCTCGACGGAGTCACGGCATGGGAGAGGAAGCGAAGAAGATCGTCCTGGTCGACGACCACGCGGTGGTGCGCAGTGGCGTGGCGGCGATGCTGGCGCGAGTTCCCGGGATGGAGGTGGTCGAACAGGCCGGTGATGGCGCTGCCTTCTTCCGCGCGCTCGCGGAACACGAGCCCGACCTCGCGGTGGTCGATCTCTCCCTTCCCGATGCCGACGGGCTCGAGTTGATCAAGGACGCGGCTGCGCGGTATCCGGATCTGAAGATCCTGGTCCTGTCCATGCACGCCGAACGGACCTACGCCGAGCGCGCGATCCGGGCCGGCGCGCGCGGATACGTGATGAAGTCGGAGGAGCCGGCCGCACTGGTCGAGGCCGTGCGGCGGGTACTCGACGGCGGAATCCATCTGAGCGAGTCGATGCAGCAGGTCTTCGTGATGCGAGTGGCCTCGGGACACGACGTCACCGATCCCGGCTTGCTGAGCCGCCTCACCGATCGCGAACTCACGGTCTTCCGCATGCTCGGAGAGGGATTCGGGACCAACGAGATCGCCGAGCGATTGAACATCAGTGCCAAGACGGTGCAGACCTACCGGGAGCGACTGAAGCAGAAACTCTCGCTGAAGTCGGGCCGTGAACTGGTGCGGCAGGCGACGCTCTTCGTCGAACGACCGGTCTCGGAGTGAGTAGATCCGTCCCGCAGGACGCGGTCTGTAGGATCTCGCACCACGAGCGATACGGCGCACACACCACTCCCGCCACGACCAACGAGCCGATCGTGCTCCCGTCGAGTTCGACGACACTGTAACGGACGGGAAGAACCGTGGCGATCCACGCCCCACGGACCCCACAGGCTTCCCGGACGACAGAGGACCCACGATGATCGATCGGCCGACGAGCCCGCCGACGCGGGACGAATACGTGCACATGGTGAACCTCGGTCTCGACACCGTCGGCCGTGGGGTCCTGTTGATCGACGCGACGGGTCGCATCCTGGCCCTCAACGCATACGCCGCCCGCACCCTCGGGATCGAACGCCCGCTGCGTGCTTCGGACGACCTCCGTCTGGAGGACGGCTTCCCCGTCCTCGTCGACCTCTCCGGGCGTGAACTGGCGCCGTCCGAACGGCCCGCGCTCGGGGTGCTCGACGACGGCTCGGTCCACGAGCCCACCGTTCTGGGCTTGCTTCGTGATGACTCCGACCAGCCGTTGTGGCTGGAGGTCTCGGCCAGCCCCTTGCTCGACGCCGAGGGGCAGCTCTGGGGGGTGCTCGAGACCTTCGTCGATGCCGACCGCCGGATCGAGACCCACGGGCGGCTGCACGAGCTGTCGTCGATCGCCGAGGCGACCGACAACGGCGTGGTCGTCACCGATCTCGATCGCAAGGTGCTTTGGAGCAACCCCGCGTTCACGCGCATGACCGGATACACGGCCGAGGAAGCCAAGGGCCGCAAGCCCGGGGACCTGCTCCAGTGCGAGGAGACCGACGCCGAGACCATCGAGCGCATGCGCCGCAGCCTGGATGCCGGCGAGGGTTTCCACGAAGAGCTGCTGAACGTCATGAAGGACGGGCGCAAGCGCTGGATCGATCTCGAGGTCCAGCCGCTGTACGACGCTCTGGGCCATCACACCCGGTGGATGGGAGTGAAGCGCGACATCACCGAGCGCGTCGACATCGATGCCCGGATGCGCGCGATGACGCACCGTGCCCGAGCCGATGCGGAGGCCCTGCAGTTGGCCCTGGAGCGGGCCGAGCGTCTCACCCACCAGGCGCAGGCCGCCACCCGTGCCAAGGACGAGTTCCTGCGGAACACGGGGCACGAGATCCGGACACCGCTCAACGGTGTGCTGACGGCAGCGTCGGCCCTTCGCGAGAGTCTCCGGGACCGCGAGCAGATCGAGCTCCTGCAGATCGTGCAGGACTCCGGCGAGCGGCTCCTGCGACTGCTCGACAACGTCCTGCAGTACGCGAACATCGCAGCCGGCGATCTGACCGTTCGTCCGAGGCCCTTCGCCCTCGACGGGCTGGTACGAGGAATGGAGTCACTGTATCGCCCGCTGGCCGCGTCGCGAGGCGTCGAGCTCCAGGTCGAGGTTTCTCCGCCGGACCTCCCGATGGTCGAGGGCGACACGGGCCTCCTGCAGCGCCTGCTCAGCCTCCTGCTCGACAACGCCGTGGACGCGGCGAGAGCGCACATGACCCTGAGGGCCGTCGCCCGGCGTCGGGGTCGGTCCTGGAACGTACGCTTCGAGGTCTGCGACGACGGGTCCGGCGTCGCGCCCGAGGACGTAGAGAGGATCTTCGAGCCCTTCCGGCAACGTGACGGCTCCGCCAGTCGAGACCGGCAGGGGCTGGGGCTGGGTCTGGCCATCGTCCGTGGACTGGTCGAGCGGATGGGCGGGCGTCTCACGCTGGACTCGGGTCCCGACCAGCACACGTGTTTCGCCGTCGAGTTCTGCCTAACGGCTTCGGCCGCGGCCCCACCGTTCGATGGATCTGCGGACGACGAACTCGACGACGCGTTGGCCTGTGTGCGCGAGGCACGCCCCCGCGTCTTGCTGGTGGAGGACCCGGACCACCCGCTCACGGTGTTGTTCCGAACGCTCACCCTGCTGGGAGCGCGGGTCGAGATCGTGGCCGGCGGATCATTTCATCCGCATCGGATCGAAGGTCGTCGTGTCGACGTGGTGATCGTCGACGAGTCCGTCGCGTCGAGTCCTGAATTCGCTTCCAGTGCCTTGGGCGTTGCCGACGACGTCGATCTGGTCCTGCGCTCTTCGAACGGGACCGCGGGATCTCCGCCCGCTGGATTCCGCGCGGTCCTGCGCGAGCCGGTCGATCTCGAGTCGCTCGCGGGAGTCCTCACCGCAGTGTGATCGCAATACCTCGGACTCCGACTCCGGCAGGCATGGCCGGGGCCGTGCGTTCAGGCGTCCTGGGGTATGACGGGTTCATCGCCCGAGGCCGAGGCTTTCCGGATCGGCTGCCGCGGGCCGACGACGCGCAGGGTGGTTCCGCTCTCCGGATCGGACTCGATCTGCAGTTCTGCGCCGATGGCTCGGGCTCGTTCACGGATTCCGATCAGTCCCCAGTTCTCGTGTCTGGAACGAGCGGGCGAGGCGTCCGTGCCGAAGCCCCGGCCGTCATCGCTGACGACGAGCTCGTAGCGGTCGCCGCGGAGACGGAACGACGCACTGATGTTGTGCGCGCCGGAATGCTTTGCGGCATTCAGTGTGGCTTCCTGGGCGATCCGGTAGAGCTCGATCTCGATGTCCGGGTCGAGACGCCCGGCGTCACCCCGGAATTCCAGTGTCGCGTCGGTGATGCGTGCCGTCTGGTCGCCCAGGGACTCCAGGGCGGGACCGACGCCGAACTCGTGCAGCACCGCCGGGCGTAGGACCGACAGCATGGAACGGACCTTGTCGGTCATGTGCACCGACGTGCGAGCGAGTTGTGTCAGGATGGCGCGCTCGTTCTCCGACGCACTCGGGCCCATCTCCGCTCGCAGGGACTCCAGCAGGTATCGAAACGCGGTGATGTCCTGGCCGAGGTCGTCGTGGAGGTCACGCGCGATGCGTTGCCGTTCATGTTCGGCGCTCCGGCTGAGCCGCCTCGACAGAAGACGTACCTCTTCCACGAGGTCCAGCTGCTCCCGGAGGGCGTCGCGCAGATGGTCTTCGGTGTCCTCGAGACGGGTGGTCTTGGTCTGCAGGCTGTTGGCCATGCCGTCGATGGCGCGCCCGATCACCGAGATCTCGTCGACCCCTCGCAAGGCGATGCGGGCTCGGAGATCTCCGCGACGCAGCCGCCGTAGTCGATCGACGACCAACCGCACGCGCGAGAGCAGCGCGTGGTTCAGCCATGCCCACAGCAGGCCGATCGCGGCCACGTGGCCGGCGGCGCTGACGGCGAACTGGATCGCGGCCGTGCGGCGGACGGCCTCTCGGGTGCGGCTCGTGTCGAAGTCGAGCACCACGGCTGCGGTCCGCCGGGAGAAGAACGAGCCGTCGGGGTCGTGCATCCGCAGGGGGAGGGCCACGAGGAGTTCCGCGCGGGCACGGTCGCGAGCGTGTTGCGTCGTCAGGGTCTCCATTGCACGTCTGACGACCGGAACGAGGTCGCCGTCGAGGACGGAATCCAGAGGTGCGCCTTCCAGTGCGAGGTCGTCCGCGGTGAGCAC
It includes:
- a CDS encoding AbgT family transporter, which encodes MPQTEPPARERRTAFTRFLDIVEWLGNLLPHPVTLFALFCLAVIGGSGIAAALGLQVDDPRPEGAAGRAADGIIEVISLTNAEGLRRILENLVDNFVNFVPLGTVLVAMLGVGVAERSGLLGAAIRALVLRAPRRLVTYFIVLAGVLSNTASEMGYVVLVPLAGVIYHSLGRHPLAGMAAAFAGVSGGYSANLFIGTVDPLLAGITEASAQLLDPDYTVNPAANWFFMAISTFMVTLVAGWVSLSLVEPKLGPYDASKAADDVGDAKAAEPLTRIEWKGLAWAGATLLALNLIVVALAVPENAPLRNPETGLLVGPGGSPLLSSVVAFIFVFFIVPGFVYGRVTGVMKNDRDVIDAMAGAMSSMGLYIVLVFFAAQFVAMFGWTQLGSITAVLGAQFLRDVGMTGPEVFVFFILICGFVNLMLGSASAQWAITAPIFVPMLMLIGFSPEVIQAAYRIGDSSTNIITPMMSYFGLILASAARYEKDLGIGTMIAMMLPYSMFFLVAWTILFYVWTFLLGMPVGPGSPHHYPAG
- a CDS encoding response regulator transcription factor encodes the protein MKENERKQGSGKLHILLIDDHAFFHVGVSAFLEQVDGLAVVGSARSPREAFDVLEREPVDFALVDISLGRADGLELVKQIVPRWPRVRVIMLSMHGERNYAERALRAGARGYVMKSEPPEVLVEAIRRIEAGGVYLSDRLQSEIASRFFHHDPTGSGSPVEQLTDRELSVFRMLGEGRTSREISECLHVGFKTVQTYRERIKTKLGIGSANELVQQAVLHVQAEAAGSPHPSVEPSHRTEPDRPPGESPTERDDEQ
- a CDS encoding HD domain-containing phosphohydrolase; protein product: MKGAFPCTELPRALLCSMEGLATAMAVHDSHTFAHQERVSRLVRELGRSLELSAESIAMLGWAGYLHDVGKLGVPSALLQRPDELGPGETLHVRSHAVLGTQMLRHIGFPDRMCDIVKQHHERLDGSGYPEGLIAPQLSIEARVLAVADVADAMLSRRPYRPARELHQVFDALALGSGRLYDAVVVDAAFEVLDARVEEALESTPVA
- a CDS encoding response regulator transcription factor — encoded protein: MGEEAKKIVLVDDHAVVRSGVAAMLARVPGMEVVEQAGDGAAFFRALAEHEPDLAVVDLSLPDADGLELIKDAAARYPDLKILVLSMHAERTYAERAIRAGARGYVMKSEEPAALVEAVRRVLDGGIHLSESMQQVFVMRVASGHDVTDPGLLSRLTDRELTVFRMLGEGFGTNEIAERLNISAKTVQTYRERLKQKLSLKSGRELVRQATLFVERPVSE
- a CDS encoding PAS domain S-box protein, which encodes MIDRPTSPPTRDEYVHMVNLGLDTVGRGVLLIDATGRILALNAYAARTLGIERPLRASDDLRLEDGFPVLVDLSGRELAPSERPALGVLDDGSVHEPTVLGLLRDDSDQPLWLEVSASPLLDAEGQLWGVLETFVDADRRIETHGRLHELSSIAEATDNGVVVTDLDRKVLWSNPAFTRMTGYTAEEAKGRKPGDLLQCEETDAETIERMRRSLDAGEGFHEELLNVMKDGRKRWIDLEVQPLYDALGHHTRWMGVKRDITERVDIDARMRAMTHRARADAEALQLALERAERLTHQAQAATRAKDEFLRNTGHEIRTPLNGVLTAASALRESLRDREQIELLQIVQDSGERLLRLLDNVLQYANIAAGDLTVRPRPFALDGLVRGMESLYRPLAASRGVELQVEVSPPDLPMVEGDTGLLQRLLSLLLDNAVDAARAHMTLRAVARRRGRSWNVRFEVCDDGSGVAPEDVERIFEPFRQRDGSASRDRQGLGLGLAIVRGLVERMGGRLTLDSGPDQHTCFAVEFCLTASAAAPPFDGSADDELDDALACVREARPRVLLVEDPDHPLTVLFRTLTLLGARVEIVAGGSFHPHRIEGRRVDVVIVDESVASSPEFASSALGVADDVDLVLRSSNGTAGSPPAGFRAVLREPVDLESLAGVLTAV
- a CDS encoding sensor histidine kinase, whose translation is MNISFRHAIPVALLLLLVPVLGIQAWLHMDSADERVGVQMAEKGRAMGAPTTVAIESSIRRGAIDGARRNLVSCRADPDLERALVVDQNGVVLTADDLALEGAPLDSVLDGDLVPVVRRAMETLTTQHARDRARAELLVALPLRMHDPDGSFFSRRTAAVVLDFDTSRTREAVRRTAAIQFAVSAAGHVAAIGLLWAWLNHALLSRVRLVVDRLRRLRRGDLRARIALRGVDEISVIGRAIDGMANSLQTKTTRLEDTEDHLRDALREQLDLVEEVRLLSRRLSRSAEHERQRIARDLHDDLGQDITAFRYLLESLRAEMGPSASENERAILTQLARTSVHMTDKVRSMLSVLRPAVLHEFGVGPALESLGDQTARITDATLEFRGDAGRLDPDIEIELYRIAQEATLNAAKHSGAHNISASFRLRGDRYELVVSDDGRGFGTDASPARSRHENWGLIGIRERARAIGAELQIESDPESGTTLRVVGPRQPIRKASASGDEPVIPQDA